Proteins co-encoded in one Pseudochaenichthys georgianus chromosome 22, fPseGeo1.2, whole genome shotgun sequence genomic window:
- the ppm1aa gene encoding protein phosphatase 1A isoform X1: MGAFLDKPKMEKYNSRGEGNNVRYGLSSMQGWRVEMEDAHTAVIGLPHGLDPWSFFAVYDGHAGSQVAKYCCEHLLEHITSNPDFQSALQEDPSVDSIKTGIRTGFLQIDEHMRSISEKKHGVDRSGSTAVGVMIAPNHTYFINCGDSRGLLSRGGAVHFFTQDHKPSNPLEKERIQNAGGSVMIQRVNGSLAVSRALGDFDYKCVHGKGPTEQLVSPEPEVYAIERCEGEDEFIILACDGIWDVMANEELCDFVRSRLEVTDDLERVSNEIVDTCLYKGSRDNMSVVLICLPGAPKVSPEAVKREAELDKYLEGRVEEIIKKQGDEGVPDLVHVMRTLASESVPNLPPGGELASKRSVIEAVYNKLNPYRSDDTVNQRVKRNPRR; encoded by the exons ATGGGTGCATTTCTGGACAAGCCAAAGATGGAAAAATACAATTCCCGTGGTGAAGGCAACAACGTGAGATATGGGCTGAGTAGCATGCAGGGTTGGCGGGTAGAGATGGAAGATGCACACACAGCAGTAATTGGTCTGCCTCATGGTCTCGACCCCTGGTCATTCTTTGCTGTTTATGATGGGCACGCTGGCTCACAGGTGGCCAAGTACTGCTGTGAGCACCTGCTCGAGCACATCACCAGCAACCCAGACTTCCAGAGTGCTCTCCAGGAAGACCCCTCTGTCGACAGCATCAAGACTGGGATCCGCACAGGCTTTCTGCAGATTGATGAGCACATGCGAAGCATCTCTGAGAAAAAGCATGGCGTGGACCGCAGTGGTTCCACTGCAGTGGGAGTGATGATTGCTCCAAACCATACCTACTTTATCAACTGTGGCGACTCACGGGGACTCCTCAGCCGGGGTGGAGCGGTGCACTTCTTCACACAGGATCACAAACCCAGCAACCCTCTGGAGAAGGAAAGGATCCAGAATGCCGGTGGATCAGTTATGATCCAGCGAGTAAATGGGTCTCTAGCTGTGTCTCGGGCTTTGGGAGACTTCGACTACAAGTGCGTGCATGGAAAAGGCCCGACGGAGCAGCTTGTTTCTCCTGAGCCCGAAGTTTATGCAATAGAGAGATGTGAGGGGGAAGATGAATTCATTATACTAGCTTGTGATGGCATCTGGGATGTCATGGCCAATGAGGAACTGTGTGACTTTGTCAGGTCAAGGCTAGAGGTGACTGATGATCTTGAAAGAGTCAGCAATGAAATTGTTGACACCTGCTTGTACAAG GGAAGCAGGGACAATATGAGTGTTGTGTTGATCTGCCTTCCTGGGGCACCAAAGGTTTCTCCAGAAGCAGTGAAACGGGAGGCTGAGCTGGATAAATACCTGGAGGGCAGAGTAGAAG AGATCATCAAAAAGCAGGGGGATGAAGGTGTCCCAGATTTGGTCCATGTTATGCGCACGTTAGCATCTGAGAGCGTCCCTAACCTCCCTCCTGGAGGGGAGCTGGCAAGCAA ACGAAGTGTTATTGAAGCAGTGTACAACAAACTCAACCCCTACCGAAGTGATGACACA
- the ppm1aa gene encoding protein phosphatase 1A isoform X3 — MGAFLDKPKMEKYNSRGEGNNVRYGLSSMQGWRVEMEDAHTAVIGLPHGLDPWSFFAVYDGHAGSQVAKYCCEHLLEHITSNPDFQSALQEDPSVDSIKTGIRTGFLQIDEHMRSISEKKHGVDRSGSTAVGVMIAPNHTYFINCGDSRGLLSRGGAVHFFTQDHKPSNPLEKERIQNAGGSVMIQRVNGSLAVSRALGDFDYKCVHGKGPTEQLVSPEPEVYAIERCEGEDEFIILACDGIWDVMANEELCDFVRSRLEVTDDLERVSNEIVDTCLYKGSRDNMSVVLICLPGAPKVSPEAVKREAELDKYLEGRVEEIIKKQGDEGVPDLVHVMRTLASESVPNLPPGGELASKRSVIEAVYNKLNPYRSDDTDSASTDDMW, encoded by the exons ATGGGTGCATTTCTGGACAAGCCAAAGATGGAAAAATACAATTCCCGTGGTGAAGGCAACAACGTGAGATATGGGCTGAGTAGCATGCAGGGTTGGCGGGTAGAGATGGAAGATGCACACACAGCAGTAATTGGTCTGCCTCATGGTCTCGACCCCTGGTCATTCTTTGCTGTTTATGATGGGCACGCTGGCTCACAGGTGGCCAAGTACTGCTGTGAGCACCTGCTCGAGCACATCACCAGCAACCCAGACTTCCAGAGTGCTCTCCAGGAAGACCCCTCTGTCGACAGCATCAAGACTGGGATCCGCACAGGCTTTCTGCAGATTGATGAGCACATGCGAAGCATCTCTGAGAAAAAGCATGGCGTGGACCGCAGTGGTTCCACTGCAGTGGGAGTGATGATTGCTCCAAACCATACCTACTTTATCAACTGTGGCGACTCACGGGGACTCCTCAGCCGGGGTGGAGCGGTGCACTTCTTCACACAGGATCACAAACCCAGCAACCCTCTGGAGAAGGAAAGGATCCAGAATGCCGGTGGATCAGTTATGATCCAGCGAGTAAATGGGTCTCTAGCTGTGTCTCGGGCTTTGGGAGACTTCGACTACAAGTGCGTGCATGGAAAAGGCCCGACGGAGCAGCTTGTTTCTCCTGAGCCCGAAGTTTATGCAATAGAGAGATGTGAGGGGGAAGATGAATTCATTATACTAGCTTGTGATGGCATCTGGGATGTCATGGCCAATGAGGAACTGTGTGACTTTGTCAGGTCAAGGCTAGAGGTGACTGATGATCTTGAAAGAGTCAGCAATGAAATTGTTGACACCTGCTTGTACAAG GGAAGCAGGGACAATATGAGTGTTGTGTTGATCTGCCTTCCTGGGGCACCAAAGGTTTCTCCAGAAGCAGTGAAACGGGAGGCTGAGCTGGATAAATACCTGGAGGGCAGAGTAGAAG AGATCATCAAAAAGCAGGGGGATGAAGGTGTCCCAGATTTGGTCCATGTTATGCGCACGTTAGCATCTGAGAGCGTCCCTAACCTCCCTCCTGGAGGGGAGCTGGCAAGCAA ACGAAGTGTTATTGAAGCAGTGTACAACAAACTCAACCCCTACCGAAGTGATGACACA GACTCTGCGTCCACAGACGACATGTGGTAA
- the ppm1aa gene encoding protein phosphatase 1A isoform X2, whose amino-acid sequence MGAFLDKPKMEKYNSRGEGNNVRYGLSSMQGWRVEMEDAHTAVIGLPHGLDPWSFFAVYDGHAGSQVAKYCCEHLLEHITSNPDFQSALQEDPSVDSIKTGIRTGFLQIDEHMRSISEKKHGVDRSGSTAVGVMIAPNHTYFINCGDSRGLLSRGGAVHFFTQDHKPSNPLEKERIQNAGGSVMIQRVNGSLAVSRALGDFDYKCVHGKGPTEQLVSPEPEVYAIERCEGEDEFIILACDGIWDVMANEELCDFVRSRLEVTDDLERVSNEIVDTCLYKGSRDNMSVVLICLPGAPKVSPEAVKREAELDKYLEGRVEEIIKKQGDEGVPDLVHVMRTLASESVPNLPPGGELASKRSVIEAVYNKLNPYRSDDTDPDILFFRGFS is encoded by the exons ATGGGTGCATTTCTGGACAAGCCAAAGATGGAAAAATACAATTCCCGTGGTGAAGGCAACAACGTGAGATATGGGCTGAGTAGCATGCAGGGTTGGCGGGTAGAGATGGAAGATGCACACACAGCAGTAATTGGTCTGCCTCATGGTCTCGACCCCTGGTCATTCTTTGCTGTTTATGATGGGCACGCTGGCTCACAGGTGGCCAAGTACTGCTGTGAGCACCTGCTCGAGCACATCACCAGCAACCCAGACTTCCAGAGTGCTCTCCAGGAAGACCCCTCTGTCGACAGCATCAAGACTGGGATCCGCACAGGCTTTCTGCAGATTGATGAGCACATGCGAAGCATCTCTGAGAAAAAGCATGGCGTGGACCGCAGTGGTTCCACTGCAGTGGGAGTGATGATTGCTCCAAACCATACCTACTTTATCAACTGTGGCGACTCACGGGGACTCCTCAGCCGGGGTGGAGCGGTGCACTTCTTCACACAGGATCACAAACCCAGCAACCCTCTGGAGAAGGAAAGGATCCAGAATGCCGGTGGATCAGTTATGATCCAGCGAGTAAATGGGTCTCTAGCTGTGTCTCGGGCTTTGGGAGACTTCGACTACAAGTGCGTGCATGGAAAAGGCCCGACGGAGCAGCTTGTTTCTCCTGAGCCCGAAGTTTATGCAATAGAGAGATGTGAGGGGGAAGATGAATTCATTATACTAGCTTGTGATGGCATCTGGGATGTCATGGCCAATGAGGAACTGTGTGACTTTGTCAGGTCAAGGCTAGAGGTGACTGATGATCTTGAAAGAGTCAGCAATGAAATTGTTGACACCTGCTTGTACAAG GGAAGCAGGGACAATATGAGTGTTGTGTTGATCTGCCTTCCTGGGGCACCAAAGGTTTCTCCAGAAGCAGTGAAACGGGAGGCTGAGCTGGATAAATACCTGGAGGGCAGAGTAGAAG AGATCATCAAAAAGCAGGGGGATGAAGGTGTCCCAGATTTGGTCCATGTTATGCGCACGTTAGCATCTGAGAGCGTCCCTAACCTCCCTCCTGGAGGGGAGCTGGCAAGCAA ACGAAGTGTTATTGAAGCAGTGTACAACAAACTCAACCCCTACCGAAGTGATGACACA